In Microbulbifer sp. GL-2, the following are encoded in one genomic region:
- a CDS encoding M48 family metallopeptidase, which yields MNFFEYQDRAKRNSGLLVGLFALAVVLLIGLTTMVAAAAVSLSRGQAFSPTDIDQLLGWQTVISIALTIAAVVTLGSLYKLHQLSAGGSAVAESLGGRKLNLAPQNPGERRALNVVEEMAIASGTPVPDVYLIEDEAINAFAAGSKSTDAVIGLTRGCVEKLNRDELQGVVAHEFSHILNGDMGLNLRIVGLLNGILIIGLLGHWLVRGVYLGERDSRGRAALFGLGAALMVVGYTGTFLGNLIKSAVSRQREFLADASAVQFTRDNIGIASALKKIGGYGSSSTLASGKAAEYNHMFFASGLKRSLFNLFATHPPLADRITRLDPGWNGLYRDTCAGTSTSQPQTLRPSAPAPLSAVTQSTPFQVALDAVDNSIANPSEQQVQYGFQLLQSIPASIQQAAHEPFTARALVYHLLLHKEPSERQAQRLLLNNIAHPAVVREMQKIEAQLESLPNSARLALLDLCVPALRALVPQQYQIFKRNLIKLLHSDGKIEIWEWALYRVLMHALEGTPDRQRLSNKKGASKDASRFLLAAIAHSGNSDYLPAKRAYEQGLKALGMEATPLPSHKDINLPRLDKAIAIAGQMKPLVKPLLLKAMVFTLSHNGVIKAEEIELLRAVADSLDCPMPPLLPVRK from the coding sequence ATGAATTTCTTTGAGTATCAGGACCGTGCCAAGCGCAATAGCGGCCTACTTGTGGGGTTATTTGCCCTGGCGGTAGTCCTATTAATCGGCCTCACCACAATGGTCGCCGCTGCCGCAGTCTCTCTCTCCCGCGGCCAGGCTTTCTCTCCTACCGACATTGATCAACTGCTCGGCTGGCAAACTGTAATCTCAATCGCCCTAACCATCGCTGCAGTTGTCACCCTGGGCAGCCTGTACAAGCTACACCAGCTCAGCGCCGGCGGCAGCGCAGTAGCCGAATCGCTGGGCGGGCGCAAACTCAACCTTGCACCGCAGAATCCTGGCGAGCGACGCGCCCTGAATGTGGTTGAGGAGATGGCAATTGCTTCGGGCACACCTGTGCCAGATGTTTACCTGATCGAAGATGAGGCTATCAATGCATTCGCCGCTGGCTCCAAATCCACCGATGCAGTGATCGGCCTCACCCGTGGCTGTGTTGAAAAACTTAACAGGGATGAGTTGCAGGGTGTAGTGGCACATGAATTCAGCCATATCCTGAATGGCGATATGGGTTTGAATCTTCGTATTGTGGGGCTGTTGAACGGTATCCTGATCATTGGTCTGCTCGGCCATTGGCTGGTACGCGGAGTTTACCTTGGCGAGCGCGACAGCCGAGGGCGCGCCGCACTGTTTGGGCTCGGTGCCGCATTGATGGTCGTGGGCTATACCGGGACTTTTTTGGGCAACCTGATTAAATCCGCAGTTAGCCGCCAAAGAGAATTCCTTGCAGACGCCTCCGCCGTGCAATTTACCCGTGACAATATCGGCATCGCCAGTGCCCTGAAAAAAATCGGTGGCTATGGTTCCAGCTCGACACTGGCCAGCGGCAAGGCAGCGGAATACAACCATATGTTTTTTGCCAGCGGCCTGAAGCGCTCTTTGTTTAACCTCTTTGCTACTCACCCGCCGCTGGCAGATCGCATAACCCGCCTTGACCCCGGGTGGAACGGTCTCTACCGCGATACCTGTGCCGGGACCTCCACTTCACAGCCACAAACCCTGCGACCTAGTGCCCCAGCACCGCTTTCCGCTGTCACACAATCTACCCCATTTCAGGTTGCCCTGGACGCTGTTGATAACAGCATTGCCAACCCGAGCGAGCAACAGGTGCAATACGGCTTCCAACTACTTCAGTCCATCCCTGCCAGTATTCAACAGGCTGCGCACGAACCCTTCACCGCGCGCGCACTGGTTTATCACTTGCTGCTGCACAAAGAGCCCTCCGAGCGACAGGCCCAGCGCCTGTTGCTGAATAATATTGCCCACCCGGCAGTGGTGCGCGAGATGCAAAAAATAGAAGCACAGTTGGAGAGTCTTCCCAACAGTGCGCGTCTGGCCTTACTCGATCTCTGCGTTCCCGCCCTGCGTGCGCTGGTCCCACAGCAATACCAGATTTTCAAGAGAAACCTGATCAAATTACTGCACAGCGATGGAAAGATTGAGATTTGGGAGTGGGCCCTGTACCGGGTATTGATGCATGCACTGGAGGGCACTCCTGATCGTCAGCGCCTCTCCAACAAAAAGGGCGCCAGTAAAGATGCCAGCCGCTTTCTTCTCGCCGCTATCGCCCATTCAGGTAATAGCGATTACCTGCCGGCGAAACGTGCTTACGAGCAGGGGCTTAAGGCATTGGGGATGGAGGCTACACCGCTGCCTAGCCACAAGGACATCAATTTACCGAGGCTGGACAAAGCTATCGCTATTGCCGGCCAAATGAAGCCACTGGTAAAACCTCTACTGCTGAAAGCGATGGTATTCACTTTAAGTCATAACGGTGTGATTAAAGCAGAGGAAATTGAATTGCTGCGAGCCGTGGCCGATAGCCTGGATTGCCCAATGCCACCGCTACTGCCCGTGCGTAAGTAA
- a CDS encoding LemA family protein, whose translation MEISSIVALVVVAVLLFYGIGIYNKLVSLKNRNENAFAQIEVQLKRRHDLIPNLVETAQGYLKHERETLEAVTSARNTAISDLKAAASNPSSASAIDKLGRAESTLSGALGRFNAVMEAYPDLKANQNMMQLNEELSSTENKVAFARQAFNDSVTSYNIYKQSFPPVILAGVFGHRADAQLLEFADSEAIQVAPRIEF comes from the coding sequence ATGGAGATATCAAGCATCGTCGCGCTGGTGGTTGTTGCCGTGCTTTTATTTTATGGAATAGGGATTTACAACAAACTGGTTTCCCTGAAAAACCGCAACGAGAATGCTTTTGCACAGATAGAAGTACAGCTGAAGCGGCGCCACGACCTGATTCCCAATCTGGTGGAAACCGCTCAAGGTTACCTGAAGCATGAGCGGGAAACCCTCGAAGCGGTAACAAGTGCACGCAACACTGCCATCAGTGACCTCAAAGCGGCCGCATCCAACCCCTCGAGCGCCAGCGCCATCGACAAGCTGGGCCGAGCAGAGAGCACCCTAAGCGGAGCCCTGGGGCGCTTTAATGCGGTTATGGAGGCCTACCCGGACCTGAAGGCCAACCAGAATATGATGCAACTTAACGAAGAGCTGAGTAGCACAGAAAACAAGGTCGCTTTTGCCCGGCAGGCATTTAACGACTCGGTGACAAGCTACAACATCTATAAACAGAGCTTTCCCCCAGTAATACTGGCCGGTGTTTTTGGACATCGTGCCGATGCCCAACTGTTGGAATTTGCTGACTCCGAGGCCATTCAGGTTGCCCCTCGTATTGAGTTTTAA
- a CDS encoding acetyl-CoA C-acyltransferase encodes MSDVTSDPVVIVGMARTPMGAMQGSLSALSAPKLGAAAIRAALEDAGVAPADVDEVLMGCVLPAGVGQAPARQASLGAGIPSSTPCTTVNKVCGSGMKTVMMARDALLLGEGKVIVAGGMESMSNAPYLLPKARSGMRLGHAEVKDSMFLDGLENAEDGKLMGTFAEGTADKYAFTREEQDAFALESLARAQAAIESGDFAREITPVTMASRRGEVVVSVDEAPGSARPDKIPQLKPAFRKDGTVTAANSSSISDGAAALVLMRRSEAEKRGLKVLAVIKGQAQFAREPEWFTIAPVGAMHKLLENAGWSAADVDLFEINEAFAVVTMAAMRELDLPWNKVNVNGGACALGHPLGASGARILTTLLAAMEKRDVKKGVASLCIGGGEATAVAIERP; translated from the coding sequence ATGAGTGATGTAACTTCAGATCCTGTAGTGATCGTCGGAATGGCGCGTACCCCAATGGGCGCTATGCAGGGTAGCTTGTCGGCACTGAGTGCCCCGAAGCTGGGCGCTGCAGCAATTCGCGCAGCATTGGAGGATGCCGGTGTGGCTCCCGCAGATGTCGATGAAGTCCTGATGGGTTGCGTGCTTCCCGCCGGTGTAGGTCAGGCGCCTGCGCGCCAGGCATCTCTGGGGGCGGGTATTCCCAGCAGTACTCCCTGTACCACCGTCAATAAGGTGTGTGGCTCGGGTATGAAGACCGTAATGATGGCCCGCGATGCACTGTTGTTGGGGGAAGGCAAGGTTATTGTCGCCGGTGGTATGGAAAGCATGAGTAACGCCCCTTACCTGTTGCCCAAGGCTCGGTCAGGTATGCGCCTGGGCCATGCTGAGGTTAAGGACTCCATGTTCCTCGATGGACTTGAGAATGCTGAAGATGGCAAGTTGATGGGCACCTTTGCCGAGGGCACCGCCGACAAGTATGCGTTTACCCGTGAAGAGCAGGATGCTTTCGCCCTGGAATCCCTGGCGCGTGCCCAGGCGGCAATTGAAAGCGGTGATTTTGCCCGTGAAATTACTCCGGTGACCATGGCTTCCCGTCGTGGAGAGGTCGTGGTCAGCGTGGATGAGGCTCCTGGTAGTGCCCGTCCGGATAAAATCCCGCAGCTGAAGCCGGCGTTCAGAAAGGATGGCACTGTGACCGCAGCCAACTCCAGCTCCATTTCCGATGGCGCAGCAGCATTGGTGCTGATGCGCAGGAGTGAGGCGGAAAAGCGCGGCCTCAAAGTGCTGGCAGTTATCAAGGGGCAGGCCCAGTTTGCCCGCGAGCCCGAGTGGTTCACGATTGCCCCAGTAGGCGCTATGCATAAGTTGTTGGAAAATGCCGGCTGGTCAGCTGCCGATGTGGACCTGTTTGAGATCAATGAGGCTTTCGCCGTGGTGACCATGGCGGCCATGCGAGAGCTGGATCTGCCATGGAACAAGGTCAATGTGAACGGCGGTGCCTGTGCCTTGGGGCACCCACTGGGTGCCAGTGGTGCACGTATCCTGACCACACTGCTGGCAGCGATGGAGAAACGCGATGTGAAGAAGGGAGTTGCCAGTCTGTGCATTGGCGGGGGCGAAGCTACAGCGGTTGCTATCGAGCGCCCTTAA
- a CDS encoding BON domain-containing protein, whose translation MKKKLSTVGIHILAALAITALLGGCSTVMEATHDGPIQQDPGKRSFGTYIDDERIETIVTVNINKAHPDLKASNVDVTSFNGVVLLTGQVPDQELRMLAGRTAEQVQNVRQVYNETQVRGKVTILASTSDAWLTTKVKTNLLANKEINGGRIKVVTENGVVYLMGLLTPAEAERAADATRSIGGVQKVVKAVEYIN comes from the coding sequence ATGAAAAAAAAACTATCGACTGTTGGAATACACATCCTGGCTGCACTCGCCATCACTGCCCTGCTTGGCGGCTGCAGTACAGTTATGGAGGCCACTCATGATGGCCCCATCCAGCAAGACCCGGGCAAACGTTCTTTCGGCACCTATATCGATGACGAGAGAATCGAAACCATTGTCACGGTCAATATCAATAAGGCGCACCCCGACCTCAAAGCATCGAATGTTGATGTCACCTCCTTCAATGGCGTAGTGCTGCTCACAGGCCAAGTACCTGATCAGGAGCTGCGTATGCTCGCCGGACGCACCGCTGAACAAGTGCAGAATGTACGCCAGGTTTACAATGAGACCCAGGTGCGAGGAAAAGTCACCATACTCGCCTCCACCAGCGATGCCTGGCTGACGACCAAAGTCAAAACCAACCTGCTCGCCAACAAGGAAATCAATGGGGGCCGCATCAAAGTGGTTACCGAGAATGGTGTGGTCTACCTGATGGGACTACTGACTCCGGCTGAAGCGGAACGCGCGGCGGATGCAACCCGATCAATTGGCGGAGTACAGAAAGTAGTGAAAGCCGTAGAGTACATTAACTGA
- a CDS encoding SIS domain-containing protein — protein MEQRVVTLFHHSLEATMNAGEILAPLIAEASEMVVHTLLAESKILLCGNGVSGALAQSFSSQLTGGFQRERPGLPAMALNSDGVSMGTVTQNHGSADSFAHPVRALGQPGDLLVIISSDGRDSNLVQAMRAARDRDMGILALTGGDGGDCAALLDNHDIELRVPSDVAAEVHQVHLLTIFCLCDLIDSSLFGGYED, from the coding sequence ATGGAACAGCGAGTCGTAACCCTTTTTCACCACAGCCTGGAAGCCACCATGAACGCCGGAGAGATACTGGCGCCCCTGATTGCGGAAGCCAGCGAAATGGTGGTGCACACACTACTGGCGGAGAGCAAAATACTGCTCTGCGGCAATGGTGTCAGCGGCGCCCTGGCGCAGAGTTTCAGCTCGCAATTGACCGGTGGTTTCCAGCGCGAGCGCCCCGGCCTGCCGGCTATGGCGCTGAATAGCGACGGCGTCTCAATGGGTACAGTCACACAAAATCACGGTAGCGCGGATAGTTTTGCCCACCCGGTACGCGCTTTGGGCCAGCCTGGAGATCTGCTGGTAATCATCAGCAGCGACGGCCGCGACTCCAATTTAGTGCAAGCCATGCGTGCCGCGCGCGATCGCGATATGGGTATCCTGGCCCTGACTGGTGGGGATGGCGGAGATTGCGCCGCTTTATTGGATAACCACGATATTGAACTGCGCGTGCCATCTGATGTCGCAGCAGAGGTACACCAGGTACACCTTTTGACTATTTTCTGCTTGTGCGACCTGATCGACAGCAGCTTGTTCGGTGGCTACGAGGACTGA
- a CDS encoding YraN family protein yields MKLFNRSASSVGASMEDAAAHYLQRAGLSVVERNYRSRHGEIDLIARESDTVVFVEVRFRRSNRFGGAGASVDTRKQQKLLATAQSYLQQHKLDCPCRFDVLAIDGDAQNIQWIKNAFEA; encoded by the coding sequence GTGAAACTTTTTAATCGCTCCGCCAGTTCTGTTGGTGCCAGCATGGAGGACGCCGCAGCACATTACCTGCAGCGTGCAGGGCTCTCTGTGGTTGAACGCAATTACCGCAGCCGTCACGGAGAGATAGACCTTATCGCCCGCGAAAGCGATACTGTCGTGTTTGTGGAAGTACGCTTCCGCCGCAGCAACCGTTTTGGCGGTGCCGGAGCCAGCGTGGATACGCGCAAACAGCAAAAATTGCTGGCCACCGCACAAAGCTATTTGCAGCAACACAAACTGGACTGTCCCTGCCGCTTCGATGTCCTGGCCATAGACGGCGATGCGCAAAACATTCAGTGGATAAAGAACGCCTTTGAAGCCTGA
- a CDS encoding penicillin-binding protein activator, protein MSASSRRTSTVITSMAAATLVLALAACQTPASRPGGHQPTYPAGHKASRGDAVRMLRSAETLPAPARDQQRLQAAAILYELGEKETAKEAVVKIIPEQLDNALYASYAQVYGSLLADSDDFFEALDLATSPRLDDVWAELPKATSLPLRNLRANLWGLLGNLDSAITERREISYLAQSDEAITENNNGFWQLLTQLPSSELRDRANKSSDTQMRGWYQLALLGRDTQTDISSQLSALSRWRERWPAHSANTHAPQALQLLERLAAQRADSIALLLPLTGSLGSAGRAIRDGFMAAHYTALNAGAATPRVMVYDTGIQQPFEKVYQSAVDAGAQIIIGPLDKSKVANLLATEKLPVPTLALNYGDQGRLTDDLVQFGLAVEDEARQIAQHAYRQGHRQAMVLTTNSSWGQRGAEAFEEEWRNLGGSVSIGKTFSNNSKFANLVSDALLIPASKARKKELQGRMGTSLEFTPRRRDDIDMVFVAALPQQARQLNPMLTYYYAGDLPVYATSHVFGGSVNPNRDRDLNGVHFTALPWLFENNQTKQEIEQQASPAPAFARLYALGADAFRLYPRIPMLRQFPQQKVHGLTGALSLSADGRIVREQMWARIEKGVPVPVTTIEPLSIPRKDTQLTGNSETF, encoded by the coding sequence ATGTCCGCCTCTTCCCGGCGCACCTCTACTGTGATCACCAGCATGGCAGCAGCCACACTGGTCCTGGCTCTGGCCGCCTGCCAGACTCCTGCCTCCCGACCCGGGGGGCACCAGCCAACCTACCCGGCGGGCCACAAGGCCAGCCGCGGTGATGCCGTGCGCATGCTGCGCAGTGCTGAAACACTGCCCGCACCAGCGCGCGATCAGCAGCGACTGCAGGCGGCCGCCATTCTATACGAGCTGGGAGAGAAAGAGACGGCCAAAGAGGCTGTTGTGAAAATTATTCCCGAACAGCTTGATAACGCCCTCTATGCCAGTTATGCACAGGTGTATGGCAGCCTGCTCGCAGATAGCGATGACTTTTTCGAAGCCCTAGATCTGGCCACCTCCCCGCGCCTTGATGATGTTTGGGCGGAACTGCCAAAAGCCACCTCATTACCGCTGCGAAACCTGCGAGCCAACCTCTGGGGGCTCCTGGGCAATCTCGATAGTGCCATTACCGAGCGCCGCGAGATTTCCTACCTGGCGCAATCCGATGAGGCAATCACCGAAAACAACAACGGTTTCTGGCAGCTGCTAACCCAACTGCCCTCCAGCGAGCTGCGGGATCGCGCCAACAAAAGCAGTGACACCCAGATGCGCGGCTGGTATCAGCTTGCACTACTCGGCCGGGATACCCAGACGGATATCAGCTCGCAGCTTTCCGCCTTGAGCCGCTGGCGTGAGCGCTGGCCGGCACACAGCGCGAACACACATGCCCCACAAGCATTGCAATTGCTTGAGCGCCTGGCGGCCCAGCGCGCAGACAGCATCGCCCTGCTACTCCCCCTAACTGGCTCACTTGGCAGTGCTGGTCGTGCAATCCGCGACGGTTTTATGGCAGCCCACTACACAGCCCTGAACGCCGGTGCCGCTACCCCAAGGGTCATGGTCTACGACACTGGCATCCAACAACCTTTCGAGAAGGTCTACCAGAGCGCTGTCGATGCTGGCGCCCAAATCATTATCGGTCCCCTGGACAAGAGTAAGGTTGCCAATCTCCTGGCCACGGAAAAACTGCCAGTACCTACCCTGGCACTCAACTATGGAGACCAGGGGCGACTCACCGATGACCTAGTACAGTTCGGCCTGGCCGTTGAGGACGAAGCTCGCCAGATTGCACAACATGCCTACCGCCAAGGTCACCGCCAAGCGATGGTACTGACGACCAACAGCAGCTGGGGCCAGCGGGGAGCAGAGGCATTCGAAGAGGAATGGCGAAACCTGGGAGGCTCAGTCAGTATCGGGAAAACTTTCTCTAACAACAGCAAATTTGCCAATCTGGTGAGTGATGCGCTGCTCATCCCCGCCAGTAAAGCGCGCAAGAAAGAACTGCAGGGCCGCATGGGCACATCATTGGAATTTACTCCACGCCGCCGCGATGATATCGATATGGTGTTTGTTGCCGCCCTGCCCCAGCAAGCGCGCCAGCTCAACCCCATGCTGACCTATTATTACGCCGGTGACCTACCGGTTTACGCCACCTCCCACGTATTCGGTGGCAGCGTCAATCCCAATCGCGATCGCGATCTCAATGGTGTGCACTTTACCGCCCTGCCCTGGCTGTTTGAGAACAATCAGACCAAGCAGGAAATCGAGCAGCAGGCCTCACCGGCACCGGCATTTGCCCGTCTCTATGCATTGGGCGCTGACGCCTTCCGCCTCTACCCGCGTATTCCCATGTTGCGCCAATTCCCACAACAGAAAGTACACGGTCTTACCGGCGCACTCAGCCTGAGTGCCGACGGCCGTATCGTACGCGAACAAATGTGGGCGCGGATCGAGAAAGGGGTGCCTGTTCCAGTCACAACCATAGAGCCTTTATCGATACCTCGCAAAGACACCCAGCTGACAGGGAACAGTGAAACTTTTTAA
- the rsmI gene encoding 16S rRNA (cytidine(1402)-2'-O)-methyltransferase, giving the protein MGPDQALLYIVATPIGNLADMVPRAVEVLQCADLVAAEDTRHSQRLFSHFNIDTPLMAYHDHSDNKRSSQILHRLEQGQTVALISDAGTPLISDPGYRLVREAREKGIRVVPIPGACAFVAALSAAGLPSDRFSFEGFLPAKAGPRERVLQELAGDTRTLVFYEAPHRVADTLDTMAEVFGAEREAVIARELSKAFETFQLMPLGELASWVRSDSNQQRGEIVLLVRGAERRRDSELDDEAQRVMSILLAELPPKKAAAIAAEITGVNKKVLYNWSLQQK; this is encoded by the coding sequence ATGGGGCCGGATCAGGCGCTGCTTTACATTGTCGCTACGCCCATTGGTAATTTGGCCGATATGGTACCGCGAGCTGTCGAAGTTCTACAATGCGCCGATCTGGTTGCGGCGGAAGACACACGTCACAGTCAGAGACTCTTTTCTCATTTTAATATCGATACGCCACTAATGGCGTACCACGATCACTCCGATAACAAGCGCTCCAGTCAAATTTTGCACCGGTTGGAACAGGGACAGACGGTAGCGTTAATTTCCGATGCGGGCACGCCCCTGATCTCGGACCCCGGTTATCGTTTGGTGCGTGAGGCGCGTGAGAAAGGCATTCGCGTAGTGCCAATTCCAGGGGCCTGTGCCTTCGTTGCGGCCCTGAGTGCGGCTGGCCTGCCCAGTGATCGCTTCAGTTTTGAGGGTTTTTTACCGGCCAAAGCCGGGCCGCGTGAACGGGTACTGCAGGAGCTGGCAGGGGATACCCGTACCTTGGTTTTTTATGAGGCTCCACACAGGGTGGCCGATACCCTTGACACCATGGCGGAGGTATTCGGTGCTGAACGCGAAGCAGTAATTGCCCGCGAGCTCAGTAAAGCCTTCGAAACCTTCCAGTTGATGCCGTTAGGTGAGCTGGCCAGCTGGGTACGTTCGGACAGCAATCAGCAGCGGGGAGAGATTGTTTTACTGGTACGTGGCGCGGAGCGTCGCCGCGACAGCGAGCTGGATGATGAGGCGCAAAGGGTGATGTCAATACTGCTTGCAGAGCTGCCACCAAAAAAGGCCGCCGCTATCGCTGCGGAAATTACAGGGGTTAATAAGAAGGTTCTGTATAACTGGAGTCTGCAACAGAAATAA
- the mraZ gene encoding division/cell wall cluster transcriptional repressor MraZ: MYLGSHAINMDAKGRLAIPARVRDRLLDECAGCLVITAHTEERCLLVYPAPQWQQILPKIEALPSFNKVARRAQRLLIGYACELQVDGNGRVLIPPTLREYAGLEKKLMLVGQGKKLELWGEERWMSWLDDSEDEEGMPEEMASLSL; the protein is encoded by the coding sequence GTGTATTTGGGCAGCCATGCAATCAATATGGACGCCAAAGGGCGTCTGGCGATACCTGCGCGGGTCCGCGACCGGCTGCTGGACGAGTGCGCCGGTTGTCTGGTGATTACTGCTCACACCGAAGAGCGCTGCCTATTGGTTTACCCTGCGCCCCAATGGCAACAGATTTTGCCAAAGATCGAGGCCCTGCCCAGCTTCAATAAAGTGGCACGTCGCGCTCAGCGCCTATTAATCGGCTATGCCTGCGAGCTGCAGGTGGATGGCAATGGCCGTGTATTGATTCCACCCACCCTGCGCGAATATGCCGGATTGGAAAAAAAACTGATGCTGGTTGGGCAGGGCAAAAAATTAGAACTCTGGGGCGAGGAACGCTGGATGTCCTGGCTTGATGACAGTGAAGACGAGGAGGGAATGCCTGAGGAAATGGCTTCCCTCTCTTTATAA
- the rsmH gene encoding 16S rRNA (cytosine(1402)-N(4))-methyltransferase RsmH — protein MSQELHRSVLLREAVDALVTDPDGFYIDGTFGRGGHSAAILEQLGPNGKLLAVDKDPQAIEYAKQRFQSESRFSIWHGSFADMDSAAAEQAGRVKGILLDLGVSSPQLDQAERGFSFMQDGPLDMRMDTSSGISAAQWVNTEDEAEMVRVFKEYGEERFARRMAAAIVRRRAEKPFERTLDLAEVVKEANPAWEKGKHPSTRVFQAIRIHINGELDDLRNALEKSLQLLEPGGRLVTISFHSLEDRMVKRFIREKERGPQLPRGLPVMDSQIAKSLRSVGKAVKAKEVEVDENLRSRSAVMRVAEKLSGN, from the coding sequence GTGTCTCAAGAATTGCACCGCAGTGTGTTGTTGCGCGAGGCCGTGGACGCCCTGGTAACTGATCCGGACGGCTTTTACATAGACGGTACCTTTGGGCGCGGCGGTCACAGTGCCGCCATCCTCGAACAGCTGGGTCCCAACGGGAAATTGTTGGCGGTCGACAAGGACCCCCAAGCGATTGAATACGCAAAACAACGCTTCCAGTCTGAGTCGCGGTTTTCAATTTGGCACGGCTCTTTTGCCGATATGGACAGCGCCGCCGCCGAACAGGCGGGCAGGGTCAAGGGCATTTTGTTGGATCTGGGGGTTTCCTCGCCGCAATTGGATCAGGCCGAGCGCGGTTTCAGTTTTATGCAGGATGGTCCGCTGGATATGCGTATGGATACCAGCAGCGGTATCAGTGCGGCCCAGTGGGTGAATACCGAGGATGAGGCCGAGATGGTCAGGGTATTCAAGGAGTATGGAGAAGAGCGTTTCGCCCGTCGAATGGCTGCTGCTATCGTGCGTCGCCGTGCAGAGAAACCTTTTGAGCGCACACTGGATCTGGCTGAAGTAGTCAAGGAAGCCAATCCTGCGTGGGAGAAAGGCAAGCACCCCTCCACTCGGGTATTCCAGGCAATTCGCATCCATATCAATGGAGAGTTGGATGACCTGCGGAATGCGCTGGAGAAGTCGCTGCAGCTGCTGGAGCCGGGAGGCAGACTGGTCACCATCAGTTTTCACTCCCTGGAGGATCGCATGGTCAAACGTTTTATTCGCGAAAAAGAGCGTGGGCCGCAGCTGCCCCGTGGGCTTCCGGTGATGGACAGTCAGATTGCCAAATCCCTGCGCTCTGTCGGTAAAGCAGTAAAGGCCAAAGAGGTTGAAGTTGATGAAAACCTGCGCTCGCGTAGTGCCGTGATGCGGGTTGCGGAAAAGCTGTCAGGGAACTGA
- the ftsL gene encoding cell division protein FtsL, which translates to MRGKTLVGLGCLWLAAITSALSVVYSTQHSRELTAELGRAQKAQDELRYEQERLLLERGAWSAYSRVEKVAREELKMHVPTPSDQVLVILD; encoded by the coding sequence ATGCGCGGCAAAACACTGGTTGGTTTGGGGTGTTTGTGGCTGGCAGCAATAACCTCGGCTCTATCTGTGGTTTATTCCACTCAGCACAGCAGGGAATTAACCGCTGAGCTGGGTAGAGCGCAAAAAGCCCAGGATGAACTGCGCTACGAGCAGGAACGTTTGTTGTTGGAGCGGGGAGCCTGGTCTGCCTATAGCCGTGTTGAGAAGGTAGCTCGAGAAGAGTTGAAAATGCATGTACCAACGCCCTCTGATCAGGTGTTGGTAATACTCGATTGA